In Pedobacter sp. WC2423, the following are encoded in one genomic region:
- the dacB gene encoding D-alanyl-D-alanine carboxypeptidase/D-alanyl-D-alanine-endopeptidase — protein MLKKSIVFLFVLSHSLSFAQSPVQKLTQSFHTLSEDRQAKYAITSICVLDAKTGKQLYAKNENIGLATASTLKTITSATAFSILGKEFHYQTTMGYSGSISADGTLKGDLIITGGGDPTLGSPRYANSKESVVLAQWVAAIKAAGIKKVEGKVIGDDGLWDTQSTPDGWLWQDVGNYYGAGTSALSWRENQFDIKLRPGNPVSVLRTVPEMPYLTIINELKPGSAGSGDHAYAYLPPLANIAYLRGTWATDIQKQGIAAALPDPAYEVAFRLKDTLAKAGIQVTEAPVTSRQLSAAKLPLPEVKQKLSTITSPALPEIVYWLNKKSINLYAEHLLKTIAWKSGVIPTTSNGAAAEIKYWAAKGFDKNALNIIDGSGLSPATRVTTSAMANILFQVQQENWFPDFYKSLPEYNGMKLKSGTINDVSAFAGYYTAGNGSKYVIVININNYSGSGINSKLFKVLDALK, from the coding sequence ATGTTAAAAAAATCAATAGTTTTCCTGTTCGTGCTTTCGCACAGTTTATCTTTTGCACAGAGTCCTGTACAAAAACTAACGCAATCCTTCCATACACTATCAGAAGACAGGCAAGCAAAATATGCGATTACTTCCATTTGTGTTTTAGATGCCAAAACAGGAAAACAATTGTATGCGAAGAATGAGAACATTGGCCTTGCTACTGCTTCTACGCTAAAAACAATTACTTCAGCAACTGCATTCTCTATTTTAGGGAAAGAATTCCATTATCAAACCACAATGGGCTACAGCGGCAGTATCAGTGCTGATGGCACCTTAAAAGGAGATTTGATTATAACTGGTGGCGGCGACCCTACCCTGGGTTCTCCACGTTATGCCAATAGCAAAGAAAGCGTAGTCTTAGCGCAATGGGTAGCGGCTATCAAAGCAGCAGGTATTAAAAAAGTTGAAGGTAAAGTGATTGGCGATGATGGTCTTTGGGATACGCAGTCTACACCTGACGGCTGGTTATGGCAGGATGTTGGCAATTATTATGGTGCTGGTACCTCTGCTTTAAGCTGGAGAGAAAATCAATTTGACATTAAACTCCGTCCGGGAAATCCGGTTTCAGTTCTTAGAACTGTACCAGAAATGCCATATCTGACCATCATTAACGAATTAAAACCAGGTTCCGCAGGTAGCGGAGATCATGCTTATGCTTATCTCCCTCCCTTAGCAAACATCGCTTATCTGAGAGGTACATGGGCAACAGATATACAAAAACAAGGTATTGCAGCAGCATTACCCGATCCGGCTTATGAAGTGGCATTCCGCCTGAAAGATACTTTAGCTAAAGCAGGTATCCAGGTTACTGAGGCTCCGGTAACAAGCCGCCAGCTTTCTGCAGCCAAATTACCTTTGCCAGAGGTTAAACAAAAACTGAGTACGATAACCTCTCCCGCCCTGCCTGAGATCGTTTACTGGTTAAATAAAAAGAGTATCAATTTATATGCGGAACATCTTTTAAAAACTATCGCCTGGAAATCGGGTGTAATACCTACCACAAGCAATGGTGCAGCCGCCGAGATTAAATACTGGGCAGCGAAAGGCTTTGACAAAAATGCTTTGAATATTATTGATGGCAGCGGACTTTCACCAGCCACCAGAGTCACTACATCGGCCATGGCCAATATCCTTTTCCAGGTACAACAGGAAAACTGGTTTCCTGATTTTTATAAATCTTTACCAGAATACAACGGAATGAAATTAAAAAGCGGGACAATCAATGATGTTTCTGCATTTGCGGGATATTATACAGCCGGTAATGGCAGTAAATATGTGATTGTGATTAATATTAACAATTATTCAGGTTCTGGGATCAATAGCAAACTTTTCAAAGTGCTGGATGCCCTTAAATAA
- a CDS encoding IS3 family transposase, protein MELRHQFDLDTLLNCISMARSTFYYYSKKASLPDKYEQVKIQINKVYHAHKGRFGYRRITLQLKRVGMAINHKTVFRLMGEMRLKSLIRIKKYRSYRGKLGKIAPNILNRNFKANQPMQKWATDVTEFKVKGKKLYLSPIIDLFNQEIISYELTDRPVFKGVLDMLKKVLPQARNTSQLVLHSDQGWQYQMPKYQQLLKANGIIQSMSRKGNCLDNAIIENFFGTLKSELFYLNEYESTDQLKKDINDYIWYYNKERIKLNLNGMSPMEYRAHYNKSNTKFV, encoded by the coding sequence ATGGAACTAAGGCATCAGTTCGACCTGGATACCCTGTTGAATTGTATTAGCATGGCAAGAAGTACATTTTATTATTATTCTAAGAAGGCCAGTTTGCCTGATAAATACGAACAGGTCAAGATCCAGATCAACAAGGTCTATCATGCCCATAAAGGTCGCTTCGGCTATCGGCGCATTACCTTGCAACTGAAACGGGTCGGAATGGCTATTAACCATAAGACTGTATTTAGATTGATGGGAGAAATGAGGTTGAAGAGCCTGATCAGGATAAAAAAATACAGGTCTTATAGGGGCAAGCTAGGGAAAATAGCTCCAAATATCCTTAATAGGAATTTCAAGGCTAACCAACCTATGCAAAAATGGGCCACAGATGTTACAGAATTCAAAGTCAAGGGAAAGAAATTGTACCTCTCTCCAATAATAGACCTGTTCAATCAGGAGATTATCAGCTATGAACTCACTGACAGGCCGGTTTTCAAGGGAGTATTGGACATGCTCAAAAAAGTATTACCACAAGCTAGGAATACTTCTCAGTTAGTCTTGCATTCTGACCAGGGATGGCAATACCAGATGCCAAAGTATCAGCAACTGCTAAAAGCAAATGGGATTATCCAAAGTATGTCCAGAAAAGGTAATTGCTTAGATAATGCTATAATTGAAAACTTTTTCGGAACCTTAAAATCGGAACTCTTCTACTTAAATGAATATGAATCGACAGATCAGCTCAAAAAAGATATAAATGACTATATCTGGTACTACAACAAGGAACGAATAAAATTGAACTTAAACGGAATGAGCCCGATGGAATATCGGGCTCATTATAACAAATCTAATACTAAATTTGTCTAA
- a CDS encoding hydroxypyruvate isomerase family protein: MATAQSRRNALKTMITGSAILGLSSAMPSYAAELESAKDMLKNNAPLKGNVNHSVCRWCFSDIELDDLCIAVKGMGLKAMDLVGPAEWPVLKKHGLYSSMCNGAEINLTDGWNDKSFHPKLIENYTKMIPLVAEAGYKNLICFSGSRRGKTDEEGWNNCVEGLKQVIKLAEQHKVVLVMELLNSKIDHKDYQCDHTAWGAELAKRLGSENFKLLYDIYHMQVDEGDVIHNIRTYHPYIAHYHTAGVPGRNEIDDTQELFYPAIIKAILATGFKGYIAQEFIPKQKDKLQSLRNAVKICDL; this comes from the coding sequence ATGGCCACTGCACAAAGCCGCAGAAATGCACTGAAAACAATGATTACAGGTTCAGCTATTTTAGGACTGTCTTCTGCAATGCCTTCATACGCTGCGGAACTGGAATCAGCTAAGGATATGTTAAAAAACAATGCCCCTTTAAAAGGGAATGTAAACCACTCTGTTTGCCGCTGGTGTTTTAGCGACATTGAATTGGATGATCTTTGTATTGCAGTCAAAGGAATGGGTTTAAAAGCAATGGACCTTGTGGGGCCTGCTGAATGGCCTGTTTTGAAGAAACATGGCTTGTATTCTTCGATGTGCAATGGTGCAGAGATTAACCTGACCGATGGCTGGAATGATAAAAGCTTTCATCCGAAACTGATAGAGAATTATACAAAAATGATTCCTCTGGTAGCAGAAGCCGGGTATAAAAACCTGATTTGTTTTAGCGGAAGCCGCAGAGGCAAAACTGATGAAGAAGGCTGGAATAATTGTGTTGAAGGATTAAAGCAGGTAATCAAGCTTGCTGAGCAACACAAAGTTGTGCTGGTGATGGAATTACTGAATAGCAAAATTGATCATAAAGATTATCAATGTGATCATACTGCCTGGGGCGCTGAACTGGCTAAAAGACTGGGTTCAGAGAACTTTAAGCTGTTATATGACATTTATCATATGCAGGTTGATGAAGGTGACGTTATTCATAATATCAGGACTTATCATCCGTATATTGCGCATTACCATACTGCTGGTGTACCCGGCAGGAATGAAATAGATGATACACAGGAGCTTTTTTATCCTGCAATCATCAAAGCTATCCTGGCAACAGGCTTTAAAGGATACATCGCACAGGAATTTATTCCTAAACAGAAGGATAAACTTCAGTCCTTAAGAAACGCGGTTAAAATTTGTGACTTATAA
- a CDS encoding tRNA pseudouridine(38-40) synthase TruA: MRYFVHISYNGLQYNGWQKQLNVLNIQGVIENALTQIFKVPVFINGCGRTDAQVHASQFFFHMDIAQEWDFDLIFRLNKLLPLNIAVYDVIPMEGLPHARFDAVQRAYDYFLHTYKDPFLNGLSSYYLLENLQWDQMKAAVALLPQYKDYRAFCTSPDKYEHTLCYVRSASLMVDEKGEKMRFQISSNRFLGKMIRIIMGQLLKIGQGTLSVEEFESHLISRKTPALITPAHPQGLYLSKVTYPYLNLPPRVDFSAVLQKHADTNWKAL; this comes from the coding sequence TTGAGATATTTCGTACACATCAGTTATAATGGTTTACAATATAATGGCTGGCAAAAGCAGCTGAATGTATTGAATATCCAGGGCGTAATAGAAAATGCCCTGACCCAGATTTTTAAGGTACCGGTTTTCATTAATGGATGCGGAAGAACAGATGCTCAGGTTCATGCCAGCCAGTTTTTTTTCCATATGGATATAGCGCAGGAATGGGATTTTGATCTGATCTTCAGGCTCAATAAACTATTACCATTGAATATTGCTGTTTATGATGTGATACCGATGGAAGGCTTACCTCATGCCCGGTTTGATGCGGTACAGCGTGCTTATGATTATTTCCTGCATACTTATAAGGATCCGTTTTTAAATGGTTTGAGTTCTTACTACCTGCTGGAAAATCTGCAATGGGATCAAATGAAAGCAGCGGTAGCTTTACTTCCTCAGTACAAAGACTATCGTGCCTTTTGTACGAGCCCTGATAAATATGAGCATACTTTATGTTATGTGAGATCTGCCAGCTTAATGGTAGATGAGAAAGGGGAGAAAATGAGGTTTCAGATCTCTTCTAACCGGTTTTTAGGAAAGATGATCCGTATTATTATGGGCCAGCTTTTGAAAATTGGTCAGGGAACGCTCAGTGTAGAGGAGTTCGAAAGTCACCTGATCAGCAGAAAAACTCCTGCATTGATTACTCCAGCACATCCCCAGGGCCTTTACCTTTCTAAAGTAACCTATCCCTATCTGAATCTTCCTCCGAGGGTAGATTTTTCTGCCGTACTTCAAAAACACGCAGATACAAACTGGAAAGCACTCTGA
- a CDS encoding aspartate-semialdehyde dehydrogenase, with product MKIAVVGATGLVGTVMLKVLEERNFPLTELIPVASEKSVGKEITFKGKKFKVVNMETAIAMKPDVALFSAGGSTSLKYAPLFAEAGTTVIDNSSAWRMDPSKKLIVPEVNGHELSIDDKIIANPNCSTIQMVVALKPLHDQYRIKRVVVSTYQSVTGTGVKAVEQMMNERKGILDGPMAYPHQIDLNVIPQIDVFEENGYTKEEMKMIKETRKIMGDDSIRVTATTVRIPVMGGHSESVNIEFENDFDVAEIRSILEKTEGIIVVDDIANLKYPMPKDAHEKDEVFVGRIRRDESLPNTLNMWIVADNLRKGAATNTVQIAEFLLRKELI from the coding sequence ATGAAAATTGCAGTTGTAGGTGCTACTGGTTTAGTAGGCACTGTTATGTTAAAAGTACTAGAAGAGCGTAATTTCCCGTTGACCGAACTAATTCCGGTTGCATCTGAGAAGAGTGTTGGTAAAGAAATCACATTCAAGGGTAAGAAGTTCAAGGTCGTTAACATGGAAACAGCAATTGCGATGAAACCTGATGTGGCTTTATTCTCTGCAGGTGGCAGTACTTCTTTAAAATATGCTCCTTTATTTGCAGAAGCAGGAACAACGGTGATTGACAATTCTTCTGCCTGGCGCATGGATCCGTCTAAAAAACTGATTGTACCAGAGGTTAATGGTCACGAATTATCAATTGATGATAAAATCATTGCTAATCCAAACTGTTCAACGATACAAATGGTAGTGGCTTTAAAACCATTACATGATCAATACAGAATTAAACGTGTAGTTGTTTCTACTTACCAGTCTGTTACCGGAACTGGTGTTAAAGCTGTGGAGCAAATGATGAATGAGCGCAAAGGTATTTTAGATGGCCCGATGGCTTATCCTCACCAGATCGACTTAAACGTTATTCCTCAGATTGATGTATTCGAAGAAAACGGATATACTAAAGAGGAAATGAAAATGATTAAAGAAACCCGTAAAATTATGGGCGACGATAGCATACGCGTTACAGCAACAACAGTAAGGATCCCTGTAATGGGTGGGCACTCAGAGTCTGTAAACATAGAGTTTGAGAATGACTTTGATGTTGCTGAAATCAGATCAATTTTAGAAAAAACAGAAGGTATTATTGTAGTAGACGATATTGCAAATCTTAAATACCCTATGCCGAAAGATGCGCATGAAAAAGATGAAGTTTTTGTAGGCCGTATCAGAAGAGACGAATCCTTGCCAAACACTTTAAATATGTGGATTGTTGCGGATAACCTGCGCAAGGGTGCTGCAACAAATACAGTGCAGATTGCTGAATTTTTACTAAGAAAAGAACTGATCTGA
- a CDS encoding DUF1080 domain-containing protein, which produces MKTYAISAILVFTMIGFNAQAQHSKKGFTSLFDGKTTKGWHSYGKNTVGKGWKVENGAIHLDPKSKQNDEGDLVTDKEYANFHLKIDWKVAPKSNSGILFHINENPEKYHQTYSTGPEMQVIDNDGHPDGKIIKHRAGDLYDLVKSSSEPVKPVGQWNTAEIISNKGKLEFILNGVKTVSTTQFDENWKALIAGSKFAKWDGFGTFTKGKIALQDHGDEVWFRNIMIKEL; this is translated from the coding sequence ATGAAGACTTACGCAATTTCTGCGATACTGGTATTTACAATGATTGGCTTCAACGCACAAGCTCAGCATTCAAAAAAAGGGTTCACTTCTTTATTTGATGGAAAAACGACTAAAGGATGGCATAGCTATGGAAAAAATACAGTTGGAAAAGGCTGGAAAGTTGAAAACGGCGCAATACATCTTGATCCTAAGTCTAAACAAAATGACGAGGGTGATTTGGTAACGGATAAAGAATATGCAAACTTCCATTTGAAAATTGACTGGAAAGTAGCTCCTAAATCTAATAGCGGTATTTTATTCCATATCAACGAAAATCCGGAGAAATACCATCAAACTTACAGTACCGGTCCCGAAATGCAGGTAATTGACAATGACGGTCACCCTGATGGAAAAATTATCAAACACCGTGCGGGTGATTTGTACGACCTGGTAAAAAGCAGTTCAGAACCTGTTAAACCAGTTGGACAATGGAATACTGCCGAAATAATCAGCAATAAAGGTAAATTAGAATTTATACTGAATGGCGTAAAAACAGTTTCAACTACACAATTCGATGAGAACTGGAAGGCACTGATTGCAGGCAGCAAGTTTGCTAAATGGGATGGTTTTGGAACTTTTACTAAAGGAAAAATTGCCTTACAAGATCATGGCGACGAAGTTTGGTTCCGTAATATTATGATCAAAGAATTGTAA
- a CDS encoding acyl-CoA thioesterase has translation MNFHTRKWIKPEDLNPNGSLFGGSLLRWIDEEAAIYAIVQLGNPRVVTKYISEINFVSSAKQGDIIEMGITAIAFGNTSLTMRCEVRNKITRKSILTIDKMVFVNVDEYGNPVAHGRKEIKFIEEQFAAEDN, from the coding sequence ATGAATTTCCACACCAGAAAATGGATCAAACCCGAAGATTTAAATCCTAACGGAAGCTTATTTGGAGGTAGTTTGTTAAGATGGATAGATGAAGAAGCAGCAATTTACGCTATTGTTCAACTAGGCAATCCAAGAGTTGTTACCAAATATATTTCAGAAATCAACTTTGTAAGCTCTGCAAAACAGGGAGATATTATTGAGATGGGTATTACTGCAATCGCTTTCGGAAATACTTCTTTAACGATGCGTTGTGAAGTACGCAACAAGATCACCAGAAAAAGCATTTTAACGATTGATAAAATGGTCTTTGTAAACGTTGATGAATATGGCAACCCTGTCGCACATGGCAGAAAAGAGATCAAATTTATAGAAGAGCAGTTCGCTGCCGAAGATAACTAG
- a CDS encoding sugar phosphate isomerase/epimerase family protein has translation MNSRRNFIKQAGLAAAGAVVLPSLTFAAAPAKVVGLQLYSLRAQLPADVAGTIAKVAKAGYKEVETYGYSLNGKYWGLDPKAFKTLLSNNGLTAPSGHYGMDKFIGTGNTDELKSYIEAANTIGSSYIVVPYLGDNLRKTEDDWKKVAARLNEASAICKASGLGLGYHNHHFEFVKYGETTGYDILLKETDPQAVKFEMDLYWVVRSGNDPVKLFTDHPGRFPMWHVKDMDKVDNTINTEVGSGKIDFKAIYKEAKLAGLKHLIVEQENFSIDPYVSIKQSADYVKKSIL, from the coding sequence ATGAATTCAAGAAGAAATTTCATCAAACAGGCGGGTTTAGCTGCGGCAGGTGCTGTGGTATTACCCTCACTAACCTTTGCTGCTGCCCCGGCTAAAGTTGTTGGTTTACAACTATATTCATTAAGAGCACAATTACCAGCTGATGTAGCTGGTACGATTGCTAAAGTTGCAAAAGCCGGCTATAAAGAAGTGGAAACCTATGGTTATTCCTTAAATGGTAAGTACTGGGGTTTAGATCCTAAGGCTTTTAAAACTTTATTATCAAATAATGGATTAACTGCGCCAAGCGGGCATTATGGAATGGATAAGTTCATTGGGACTGGTAACACAGATGAGCTTAAAAGCTATATTGAGGCAGCGAATACAATTGGCAGCAGCTACATTGTAGTTCCTTATTTAGGAGATAACTTACGCAAAACAGAAGATGACTGGAAAAAAGTTGCAGCAAGGTTAAATGAAGCTTCGGCGATCTGTAAAGCAAGCGGCCTTGGCCTTGGTTACCATAACCACCATTTTGAGTTTGTAAAATATGGAGAAACTACTGGATATGATATTCTCCTTAAAGAAACAGATCCACAAGCTGTTAAGTTTGAAATGGACTTATACTGGGTAGTAAGATCAGGTAATGATCCTGTCAAATTATTTACTGACCACCCTGGGCGTTTCCCAATGTGGCATGTGAAAGATATGGACAAAGTTGATAACACGATTAACACAGAAGTAGGCTCTGGAAAGATCGACTTTAAGGCCATTTATAAAGAGGCTAAACTGGCAGGATTAAAACACCTGATCGTGGAGCAGGAGAACTTCAGCATTGATCCTTATGTGAGTATTAAGCAAAGTGCAGATTATGTCAAAAAGTCAATCTTATAA
- a CDS encoding beta-N-acetylhexosaminidase — protein sequence MGSGTSTSSVIDSNTNLISRPPEFSIIPEPVSLLKTNGSFTLPDKVVVLATPEMKLVVDYLKEKLSVPTGKFVAEFAHTQATGTIRLILNPRPDATLGNEGYQLSVTPAMIVIKANQAAGLFYGVQSLLQLFPKEIESKELVEGVTWKIPCVEVTDYPRVAWRGLMFDVARHFFTKQEVKQYIDAMVRYKFNLLHLHLTDDEGWRLEIKGLPKLTEVGAWNVKKVGDFGTFSTPGADEPRTYGGFYTQDDVRELVKYAKDRFVDILPEIDVPGHSLAAIVSYPELSCTPGAETYRVRSGERIMDWSKGAPPIALIDNTLCPANEKVYTFLDTVITQVAALFPFEYIHMGGDEAPINYWQKSDAIKALMLKEGLKDMHQVQGYFEKRVQKIVESKGKKFMGWDEILNGDMPASAAVMSWRSANFGIEASRAKHEVVMSPQNTNYLDLMQGDVTSESKVYNSVRLGKAYEFDPIPAGADAKYIKGGQGNLWSEQIYNIRQAEYMTWPRGYAIAESVWSPKEKKNWTNFTGKVEQHFHRMDIAETKYSPAIYDPVVKASRTADKQVMVELTTEIDGLDIYYSFDNSTPDRFYPKYTEKVVIPKDANQMRVITYRGKQAIGRLLTIAVDDLNKRAGKR from the coding sequence ATGGGATCCGGAACTTCTACTTCTTCTGTTATAGATAGCAATACTAATTTGATCAGCAGGCCACCTGAATTTTCAATAATTCCTGAGCCGGTATCTTTGTTAAAAACCAATGGTTCTTTCACCTTACCAGATAAGGTAGTTGTTTTAGCTACCCCGGAAATGAAACTCGTAGTAGATTATCTGAAGGAAAAACTGTCCGTTCCTACGGGTAAGTTTGTTGCTGAATTTGCACATACACAAGCCACAGGAACGATCAGATTAATACTCAATCCAAGACCAGATGCAACTTTAGGAAATGAAGGTTATCAGCTTTCGGTAACACCAGCAATGATCGTCATTAAAGCGAATCAGGCTGCCGGACTGTTTTATGGCGTGCAAAGTTTGTTGCAGCTTTTTCCAAAAGAAATAGAATCCAAAGAGCTTGTTGAAGGTGTAACCTGGAAAATTCCATGTGTAGAAGTTACTGACTACCCGCGTGTAGCCTGGAGAGGGCTTATGTTTGATGTAGCCCGCCACTTTTTCACCAAACAAGAAGTAAAGCAATATATCGATGCGATGGTTCGCTATAAGTTTAACCTGCTTCATCTTCATCTGACCGATGATGAGGGCTGGAGACTTGAAATTAAAGGCTTGCCGAAACTAACCGAAGTAGGTGCATGGAATGTTAAAAAAGTAGGTGATTTCGGTACTTTCAGTACACCAGGAGCTGATGAGCCCCGTACTTATGGTGGTTTTTATACGCAGGACGATGTGAGAGAACTGGTTAAATATGCAAAAGATAGATTTGTAGATATTTTACCAGAGATTGATGTTCCCGGACACAGTCTGGCAGCAATTGTATCTTATCCGGAACTCTCTTGTACCCCGGGTGCAGAAACTTATCGTGTGCGTTCCGGAGAGCGTATCATGGACTGGTCAAAAGGTGCTCCTCCAATTGCACTAATAGACAATACGCTATGCCCGGCCAATGAGAAAGTCTATACTTTTCTGGATACTGTTATTACACAGGTAGCTGCCTTATTCCCTTTTGAATATATCCACATGGGTGGCGATGAAGCTCCGATAAACTATTGGCAGAAAAGTGATGCGATTAAAGCTTTGATGTTAAAAGAAGGCTTAAAAGATATGCACCAGGTTCAGGGATATTTCGAAAAAAGAGTGCAGAAAATTGTAGAGTCAAAGGGCAAGAAATTTATGGGATGGGATGAAATTCTTAATGGCGATATGCCGGCAAGTGCTGCGGTGATGAGCTGGAGAAGTGCGAACTTCGGTATAGAGGCTTCCCGTGCCAAACATGAAGTGGTGATGAGCCCGCAAAACACGAATTATCTCGATTTGATGCAAGGTGATGTAACTTCCGAATCCAAAGTGTATAATTCTGTCCGTTTAGGTAAAGCTTATGAATTTGACCCTATCCCGGCTGGTGCAGATGCTAAATACATTAAAGGAGGCCAGGGTAACTTATGGTCAGAACAAATTTATAATATCCGTCAGGCCGAATATATGACCTGGCCAAGGGGTTATGCGATTGCAGAATCTGTATGGTCTCCGAAAGAAAAGAAAAACTGGACAAATTTCACAGGTAAAGTGGAACAGCATTTTCATAGAATGGACATTGCTGAAACTAAATATTCGCCGGCAATTTATGACCCTGTTGTAAAAGCAAGCAGAACTGCTGATAAACAGGTAATGGTTGAATTAACTACCGAAATTGATGGTCTGGATATTTATTATAGCTTCGACAATTCAACTCCAGATAGATTTTATCCAAAATATACAGAAAAAGTAGTGATCCCTAAGGATGCAAATCAAATGCGTGTGATTACCTACAGAGGTAAACAGGCGATCGGCAGATTGTTAACTATTGCTGTTGATGATTTAAATAAAAGAGCAGGAAAAAGATAA
- a CDS encoding nucleoside permease, producing the protein MNINTRIKLSAMMFLEFFIWGSWFVTLGTFLEKNLHATGADSAAVFSTQSWGAIIAPFIIGLIADRFFNAEKILGVLHLIGAVLMYQMYTATDVNVFYPYVLGYMILFMPTLALVNSVSFNQMKDAEKEFSNIRFWGTIGWIVAGLCISYLFLWDSKAGMDSGLLKNTFLMAGVASLILGLFSFALPKTPPKVSKDDKVTISDILGLDALKLLKDKNFAVFFVSAILICIPLAFYYQNANLFLSNIGVEGPTGKMAIGQVSEALFLLMIPVFFKRFGFKTTILVGMIAWAVRYALFAYGNAGELSFMLLIGIALHGVCYDFFFVSGQIYTNSRAGEKYKSAAQGLITLATYGVGMLIGFKVAGMITDNYKLADGSVDWKMVWIIPAGIALAVFLLFTLFFNEKRKRVVDTQFNEV; encoded by the coding sequence ATGAATATCAATACCCGTATTAAATTATCAGCTATGATGTTCCTGGAGTTCTTTATCTGGGGTTCATGGTTTGTTACACTGGGTACTTTCCTGGAAAAAAACCTGCACGCTACAGGCGCAGACTCAGCTGCTGTATTCTCTACGCAGTCCTGGGGAGCGATTATTGCCCCATTTATTATCGGACTGATTGCCGACAGGTTCTTTAATGCAGAGAAAATTCTCGGTGTACTGCATCTGATCGGAGCAGTATTAATGTACCAGATGTATACAGCTACGGATGTAAATGTATTCTATCCTTATGTTTTAGGTTATATGATCCTGTTCATGCCTACCCTGGCTTTAGTGAACTCGGTTTCATTTAATCAAATGAAAGATGCTGAAAAAGAGTTTTCAAATATCAGGTTCTGGGGTACTATCGGATGGATTGTTGCCGGATTATGTATCAGTTACTTATTCTTATGGGATTCAAAAGCTGGTATGGATTCAGGTCTGTTAAAAAACACTTTCCTGATGGCTGGAGTAGCTTCTCTGATTTTAGGTTTGTTTAGTTTCGCACTGCCTAAAACCCCGCCAAAAGTATCTAAAGATGATAAAGTTACGATTTCAGATATTCTGGGTTTAGATGCTTTGAAGTTATTGAAGGATAAAAACTTCGCGGTTTTCTTTGTATCTGCGATTTTAATCTGTATTCCGCTTGCTTTTTATTATCAGAATGCAAATCTTTTCTTATCTAATATTGGTGTAGAAGGGCCTACTGGTAAAATGGCAATCGGACAAGTATCTGAAGCGCTGTTTTTATTAATGATACCGGTATTCTTTAAAAGATTCGGCTTTAAAACCACGATTCTGGTCGGAATGATTGCATGGGCTGTCCGTTATGCTTTATTTGCTTACGGTAATGCTGGTGAGTTAAGCTTTATGCTGCTGATTGGTATCGCGTTGCATGGTGTATGTTATGATTTCTTCTTTGTATCAGGACAGATCTACACGAATTCAAGAGCTGGAGAAAAGTATAAAAGTGCTGCTCAGGGTTTAATTACTTTGGCAACTTATGGTGTAGGAATGCTGATTGGCTTTAAAGTTGCTGGCATGATTACTGACAACTATAAGTTAGCTGATGGTTCAGTAGACTGGAAAATGGTCTGGATTATCCCTGCGGGAATTGCATTGGCTGTATTCCTGCTTTTCACCCTTTTCTTTAATGAAAAGCGCAAAAGAGTTGTGGACACCCAATTTAATGAGGTTTAA
- a CDS encoding helix-turn-helix domain-containing protein produces MSEHYRSAKSLGEEYGITYSLFEDWFRIYEHLGAPGLLPRKGKRVFSPSFKLAVLKSIREEKLSLRAAVLRFGLSSDAGIIEWQKRFEKFGSSGLEPRPKGRLPMAYKENPANKRKPRKSDRPLTREEELLRENEYLRAENALLKKLQALVQAENKRKP; encoded by the coding sequence ATGTCGGAACATTATCGTTCTGCAAAATCTCTGGGTGAGGAATACGGGATTACTTATTCTCTTTTCGAAGATTGGTTTAGGATATACGAGCATCTGGGAGCTCCTGGATTACTTCCCAGAAAGGGGAAAAGAGTTTTTAGTCCATCCTTTAAGCTAGCAGTCCTGAAGTCAATTCGTGAAGAAAAGTTATCTTTGAGAGCGGCGGTGCTACGTTTTGGGCTTTCAAGTGATGCGGGAATTATCGAATGGCAGAAACGATTTGAGAAGTTTGGATCATCTGGACTAGAACCGCGACCTAAAGGAAGACTACCGATGGCATATAAGGAGAATCCAGCAAACAAGCGAAAACCGAGAAAATCGGATAGGCCACTTACCCGTGAGGAAGAGCTTTTACGGGAAAATGAATATTTACGTGCAGAGAATGCCCTGCTAAAAAAGCTCCAGGCCTTAGTTCAAGCCGAAAACAAGCGCAAGCCATAA